The following coding sequences lie in one Stigmatopora nigra isolate UIUO_SnigA chromosome 4, RoL_Snig_1.1, whole genome shotgun sequence genomic window:
- the nr2f1a gene encoding nuclear receptor subfamily 2 group F member 1-A: MAMVVSVWRDPQEDVAGGPPSGPNPAAQPSREQQQTASAAPHTPQTPSQPGPPSTPGTAGDKGSQNSGQSQQHIECVVCGDKSSGKHYGQFTCEGCKSFFKRSVRRNLTYSCRANRNCPIDQHHRNQCQYCRLKKCLKVGMRREAVQRGRMPPTQPNPGQYALTNGDPLNGHCYLSGYISLLLRAEPYPTSRYGSQCMQPNNIMGIENICELAARLLFSAVEWARNIPFFPDLQITDQVSLLRLTWSELFVLNAAQCSMPLHVAPLLAAAGLHASPMSADRVVAFMDHIRIFQEQVEKLKTLHVDSAEYSCLKAIVLFTSDACGLSDAAHIESLQEKSQCALEEYVRSQYPNQPSRFGKLLLRLPSLRTVSSSVIEQLFFVRLVGKTPIETLIRDMLLSGSSFNWPYMSIQ, encoded by the exons ATGGCAATGGTAGTTAGCGTGTGGCGAGATCCGCAGGAAGACGTGGCCGGAGGACCCCCGAGCGGTCCCAACCCAGCAGCGCAGCCGTCGAGGGAGCAGCAGCAGACGGCGTCGGCAGCACCGCACACCCCGCAGACCCCCAGCCAGCCGGGACCGCCATCCACGCCGGGCACGGCCGGAGACAAGGGCAGCCAGAACTCGGGGCAAAGCCAGCAGCACATCGAATGTGTAGTCTGCGGGGACAAATCGAGCGGCAAGCACTACGGCCAATTCACCTGCGAGGGCTGCAAAAGTTTCTTCAAGCGGAGTGTACGCAGGAACTTAACCTACTCATGTCGGGCCAATAGGAACTGTCCCATCGACCAGCACCACCGGAACCAATGCCAGTACTGCCGCCTCAAGAAGTGCTTAAAAGTGGGCATGCGGCGAGAAg CGGTTCAGCGAGGACGAATGCCTCCAACCCAGCCCAACCCAGGCCAATACGCGCTGACCAACGGGGACCCCCTCAACGGCCATTGCTATCTGTCCGGATACATCTCGTTATTGCTGCGGGCTGAGCCTTACCCCACGTCCCGGTACGGGAGCCAGTGCATGCAGCCCAACAATATCATGGGCATCGAGAACATCTGCGAGCTGGCGGCTCGGTTACTCTTCAGCGCCGTGGAGTGGGCCAGAAACATCCCTTTCTTTCCCGACCTGCAGATCACCGACCAGGTGTCCCTTCTCAGGCTGACGTGGAGCGAGTTGTTTGTGCTTAATGCCGCCCAGTGCTCCATGCCCCTTCATGTGGCCCCTCTACTGGCCGCCGCGGGTTTACACGCATCGCCAATGTCGGCGGATCGCGTCGTGGCTTTCATGGACCACATCCGGATCTTCCAGGAGCAAGTGGAGAAGCTCAAAACCTTACACGTAGACTCGGCAGAGTACAGCTGCCTCAAGGCCATCGTGCTTTTCACATCAG ACGCCTGCGGTCTTTCGGACGCCGCCCACATCGAGAGCCTGCAAGAAAAGTCCCAGTGTGCCCTGGAGGAGTACGTTAGGAGCCAGTACCCGAACCAGCCAAGCCGTTTTGGAAAGCTCCTCCTGCGGCTGCCCTCGCTCCGCACCGTGTCCTCGTCGGTAATCGAGCAGCTCTTCTTCGTCCGATTGGTAGGTAAAACTCCTATTGAAACGCTCATCAGGGATATGCTATTATCCGGGAGCAGCTTCAACTGGCCTTACATGTCCATCCAATGA